The Falco peregrinus isolate bFalPer1 chromosome 1, bFalPer1.pri, whole genome shotgun sequence genome has a window encoding:
- the SPACA9 gene encoding sperm acrosome-associated protein 9, whose translation MNEIKEALKNTEQNYKLFRQQQFTFIRALRCTRENARDMLRPVASISQVQSYMDHHCNNSTDRCILNMFLNICNDLCNLCQKLETLQSGNDITDGILERCKLLLSHSNDLSTIRAKYPHDVVNRLSCDEAKNHYGGVVSLIPIVLDYVKEWVDHTEKLPRHMLCNESGGSALSEKRTPQGAPARAAVSQPPPPVPLGAQTSASNNKNVQAQGSKCVWKKYLNNTENHSGKLKGPWKPPGRHAF comes from the exons atgaatgagatAAAGGAGGCTCTAAAAAACACGGAGCAGAACTACAAGCTCTTCCGGCAGCAGCAGTTTACATTTATTAGAGCACTGCGATGCACCCGAGAGAATGCCCGTGACATGTTAAGACCCGTGGCAAGCATCAGCCAG GTACAGTCCTACATGGACCATCACTGTAACAATTCCACAGACAGGTGTATCCTCAACATGTTCCTAAACATCTGCAACGATCTATGCAATCTCTGCCAGAAGCTGGAAACTCTGCAATCTGGTAACGACATCACCGATGGCATTTTGGAGAGATGCAAGCTGCTCCTTAGCCACAGCAATGATCTGAGCACCATCCGAGCTAA ATACCCCCACGATGTAGTGAATCGCCTGAGCTGTGACGAAGCAAAGAATCATTATGGAGGTGTGGTGAGCCTCATCCCCATCGTTCTAGACTACGTGAAGGAGTGGGTAGACCACACTGAGAAGCTGCCACGGCACATGCTGTGTAACGAGAGTGGTGGAAGTGCTCTCTCTGAGAAGAGGACACCCCAGGGTGCACCAGCTAGGGCAGCCGTTTCCCAACCACCACCTCCTGTGCCCCTTGGAGCTCAGACCTCAGCTAGTAACAACAAGAATGTACAAGCACAGGGGAGTAAGTGTGTCTGGAAGAAGTACCTgaataacacagaaaatcaCAGTGGGAAACTTAAAGGTCCCTGGAAACCACCAGGTAGACACGCCTTTTAA